CAGCTTCCTGCATTCATTATGACCAGATTAGAGTTTTTTGTATCAATAATCAAGCTAATATCACGGATTTTGTGTCTAACTTGTTATGCAACTAAAAGGAGAAGTGATGTATTTTGTCCCAAATCTCAAGGCTCTACTTTGATTAATTTTAATTCAAATGGTTGTTTCAGGAACCACAAGACTTTTCGCCCTAAAAAGAATGCTCCATCAGGAAGCAAGGTTTGGTTAATGCCTCTTCTAGTTCTATCATGTGTCTCAAATTACATTCCTCATTTTAATTTGCTTAGGAGTTGGGTGTATTTGCGGATACATACACTGTATTTCtgttatagtttttattttaAGCTCTAATTACCAAAATTGTGGCTTTCAATGGTTTGATTAGAGTAAAACGTTAAAGATACTTCTTCTCCCTTTCCTTTGGGTGTAAAGGGGAAGGAGGTAGTTCAATGTGATTGTTTGGTTTTTATGCCAGCAGTAAATTTCTTTTATTCTAACGTTTCTCACCTTCTGTCTTTTATTTATTCAAATGCAGGGTGAGCAACTTAGAAAGCACATTGATGCTACCTTAGGTAGTGGCAACTTAAGAGAAGCAGTGCGGCTACCGCCTGGTGAAGATCTTCATGAGTGGCTGGCTATAAATAGTACGAATTTCATCCCTATAAATGCATCCCAATGGAACATCGATTAGAAGTCTGTCCATGATATTATGGCAAAGTCTCCATTTTACTTTGCTTATGTTTTCTCCATGGCCAATGCAGTATTCTTTGTCACCTAAATGATGGACAATTTGGCATAGGCTGCAGTTGTCTATAACATATATGGACTTTGATTGATGAGTCGTGCATTCATTTCATCTTTCTTTTTATGATGATACTGTGTAATTCAGTAAACCAATAATTACTCATCTAGGGCAGAGCAGATATTGCAACTATAGAACACAATCAGCAGAGATTAGCATATATGGAATCTACTATTGTTAAGCTTTTGAACCAGATAATGCTTAGATATAGTTGACATGTGCCAGAGTTATGAATTACAATGACATTAGCCGCGAGTGTGGGTAAATTTATCTCTAAAAGTTTTACAGAGGAATGATAAGTAAGACAAATAAAAGAGAAGGAGAGACTAACAAATTAAATATGGATATTTGTGCCCAGATATGGAATCAATAAAACCAAAGGTGAATGAACTAGAACTAGCTATTCACATTCTCCAAAGAAGGATGATGGTTAATTATTCTGTTAACTTTGCCGATAAGATTTATCTTCACTAACGAGAAAACAAATTAGTTAAAATCCCAACCCAATAAATACTTCAAGAGTGTAACCTCCTTTCTCATTTCTATAGTATTGTATAGAAGGGTGTGTAAGGTACTATCAGAGCCACATATTCCAAAGTGCCTCTACCAAATGTTCCTCTTGGAAAACCATCCTTAGCTTCTTCATTTGGTAGTTAAGAGAAATATGCTATGTGATAAGTTACTTGGTATTAGAGCTGTTCATTAACCACAAATGTCATTTGCTATTCTATTTGGATGTTTGCTTTGAATGCCTCATTGAAGTTAATGCACATGTCACAATGATAATCACTGATATATTGCACCGTTTAGTTAATGCTGACctttaatttttttcaatttcacacaGCTGTTGACTTTTTCAACCAAGTGAATATATTGTACGGCACCCTAACTGAATTCTGCACTTCATCAAGCTGTCCAACAATGTCGGCAGGGCCAAAGTATGTTTCTCGATCTGTTTACTTTGTTTCTGATTCTACTTGTAAAGTACATATACATATTGCCACAATAGATATCTTTGTCGTATGAGATTATACACTCGTTGACACTATAATTTTCAGAGAAGACCTGGCCAAATCTCTTTCCAATCTCAAATCCTAATTCCTCCCTGCATTTGGAGTTTCTGTCTCCACTAATGCTGCATATGTTCTGATTCTGATTTTATCAGTTAATAATCTGCTTAAGACCTTTAATACCAATAGCATCTTGCGTTCTTTATTGGCTTAAACCAATCAATTCTGAAGGCTGCTGAGAGTGTTCTTCTGGAAACCGTTAAAATGTTATTAATCCCATTGAAGGATTGGTAGTCATCAACAGACTTCATGGACCAGTCACCCTTTTGATTACAATATCCAGCATACAATGTCCTTGCTCCTGAATATATCCAAAAAAAGATTTAATTTGCATGCGTAGGTCCATCATTATTATGGATAATCTAGACCAATATGAATTTTAGACTGGCTTTTAGTGGCAAGAAGATGGGAAAATTTATTTGTCAGTGTTCAATCAGGCGAGAAGGCAAGAAGATGGGAAAATTTATTTGTCAGTGCTCAATCAAGCGAGAACGCATCTCCACAGACATACCACAACAAACTGGTTTCAACTCGACGTTCAGAATATTGAGCTTTGATTTTACCACTTCTCTTATATATCTGTCCCTCAATAATATATGCATACAGATTATTAAGTGGAGAAAGGAGAATGTGTGTATGTCAGTAGGAATAGGTAATCCAATCATAGTCAGTTTGTCTCTCTGTTAGTGAAACTAAAAAGTTCCTTTTTTAGCTCTTGAGTCCTCTTTGTTAGTGCATTGAGCTTGTAAAAATTTGCTTTGAATTTGTAAAATGCCCCAGTATGAATTTACTGGAAATTGCAATGCAACCTATACTTGTCGTGGAATGACCATGCAAGTTGTTCCAACACAACTTTTGGCAGGTATGAGTATCGATGGGCTGATGGAGTGAATATAAAGAAACCTATAGAAGTTTCTGCTCCAAAGTACGTGGATTATCTAATGAACTGGATAGAGACTCAGCTAGATGATGAATCAATCTTTCCTCAAAAATTGGGTAAGTGGTGTCTCTTTGTTTTGTGCATAATAATTCCCTCTTTGATCAAGGTGTATTTATGTTAGACCAATGGTATGCTACAGGTGCGCCATTTCCGCCTAACTTTCAGGATGTTGTGAAGACAATATTTAAGCGATTATTTCGTGTATATGCCCATATCTACCATTCACATTTCCAAAAGATTGTCGGTCTAAAGGAAGAAGCTCATCTGAATACCTGCTTTAAGCATTTTGTTCTCTACACATGGGTAAGTAGCTCATTTCATATTGTTGATTTGATTCATTGTCATAAGTTATTAGCAGTCATTTGTTCCTCACAAGTAGTATGAGGTCGAAAGATCGAATTTCTCGCAACAAGTTGCTAATTTGAGTTTGCTTGATGCAGGAATTCCGCTTGATAGACAAGGCAGAGCTTGCACCTCTCTATGAGCTTGTTGAGTCCATTCTGCAGTTATAGTGCCATGCCGTCCTTCATTTTCTCCATTTCTTCTTTGTTCTGTGATTCTTTAATTAGTTTGTGGACAGAACGTACATTTGATGATAGACCCCAGACAGGGAAAACCCAGAGTATTATTGGAACATGTTCCTGAATTTTTCTCACGTTTAGAAAGTTTCATGGATTGATTTTGAATTGTTGCATCTTATGAATTTTTCTTTCTAATCGAGTAACCATTTCTCGAGCCTGTTTCCTATAGTTTACCTAGTACTAGTGAGAAGCCCAAAGATTTATCCAAAGAAGGTTGAATATTGGATCTTGGTTCAAAGAACTTATTGTGATAAGAGGTTGAGGGAGGTTAGTACTAATGCAACGAAAATTTCTTGTCCTCTGGACAGGAATAAGCAATTTCTTTGGAGTTTGACTAAGCTTTTCCAAGTTACAGAGTTTAATTTCAGTTTTTCTGCTTGCGGCTAGACCCAGTCCATTAAATATTATTGTATTGGAAAAAATACGACATGATACGTGGTCGCTTAAAGGAATGACACGTGAAACACAAGATGGAGATGGCCACCGAACATAGCTATTCCTCTTGTCACCAAAAGGAATAATGATCATCAAATGAGTATTAGATATTTTGCGCCCGATAACATTTAATACGGAATATTTTGCAGCATTAAGGATGATGAcccgttacaaggaatttggcatttatgtctaacgttacatcttcatcaatggccctcataattgacattaaagaaaggcatgatcctaggacctccttccctagacatagtTATAAATAGAGAgttcagttatcattgtaaaggagaattttctggctaacttatactacattctatacagcattttaatacaattttacTCTCTCGCTTTTGATCTTatcattgttgtgcccggaaaccTTGTTCCCGGACTCACTAGCTCTGTCGTTCTatctacattctaaggctaaatattttatatttcatcagttatttcattaccttttggatcaaattaattcacttgtttagaaaccacgaacaaattcaactgtaccgttttatgggtaaacggtttggcgcccaccgtggggcctagacaatCGTGAAATTAAATttatccttgccttttttactaacaaGTTTGATTactttgtcttagcaaaaaatcacaaaaaatggcagataacactgttaacggCACACGCAACCCTCAAATTCAAGGGGAAcaacctcatttcgaggattcaatcagtgacactcGCAATGAGGGGAACGACGCCACACCGGTACATGATAGTCGGTACCCTCGACAGGTTCGGGAGGCAACTCCTGATGATACAGATGAGGAGCATGTAGCGGATGCAGTAAGGATCCTGCAGGAGCAACAGACAGTCActctaggccatctcacgcggCAGGATCAGGTTATGACGGAACTGAAGCAGGCATTATCAGGTGCCTCATATAATGCAAACAGGCGAGATCCAGTTCCTCCTGATGTTCCCGCAAACCAAACGACGCGgagagtcgacaacaacactcccatGGGCGAAGTTGGCTCCGACGGGGCCGGGGGGAGCAGATCCGGCATCAACAACGATAACGACCCGTTCAAGGAGGAACATTTACGGTTCATGAAGGAAGTAAACGCCCGCATGCATCAAATCCCGGATGCGCCACCAGTATTGAAAGACCCGAATTCGAAGAAATATGTTCAATTATCGTACAACCCGAGTGCGGCCCCAGAAttaatcccgaagcggttcaaaatgcccgAGGTGCCAAAGTATGACGGAACTTCAGATCCACAAGAGCACATTACCACTTACATAACAATAGTGGAAGGAAATGATTTGGCACCTCACAAAATTGAGTCTgtgttgctgaagaaatttggtgagactctcacgaggggagcatTAACGTGGTATTCACTATTgtccgagcattccatagattcctttgaagtgctcgcggattctttcatcatGGCTCATGCCGGTGCCATAAAGGTGAAGGcacgaaaggccgacatattcaagATCGTGCAGGGAGAGTCCGATTTATTACGAGAGTACGTCACCCGGTTCCAGAAGGAAAAGATGTTACTACTGGCGGTCTCGGATGAATGGGTAGCTGAAGCATTCATCAAAGGTTTAAATCCGAGAAGTTCGGACGCTTCCCTGAAGTTGAAGGAAAGTCTTCTCGAGTTCCAAGTGACGACTTGGGCGGATGTCCAAAACCAGTATGAATCAAAAATAAGGATCAAAGACGATCAGGTTGACTTTGCATCATCGACCAAATGATGGGGGAAGAacagagaaaaaaagaaagataatatTGACATGGATAGACGGACTTCGAGAGGCCGGTTTCTGCCCTACGAGAGGATAGAATATCACGGCAGGAACTTTCGGACAGCAGACAGGTTCACCGTTGATAGAAGGATCGATCGTGGCCAGAACAACAGATCACTGCAGGATAGAGAAGTCTCAGGGTCGCTAGATTTTTCTTACCTAaggttatcagaatacaacttcaatgtcagtGTCGTAGAATTGTTGTCGGCCTTGAGGAATATCAAAGAGGCACGATTCCCAAGACTTGTGAAATCTAATCCCAGCCAGAGAGATCCcaatttatggtgtgaataccatggcaCTAACGGCCACCAgactggggactgccgacacCTATGGAAAGAAGTGGCAATGCTATTAAAAAATGatcacctcagagaattcttgagcgatCAAGCTAAGAACAACTATGATCGGAACAGAGACGATGCAAAAACCTCGAAAGTAGGAGAAGAACCTCCACACCAAACGATCAACATGAACTTCGGAGGGAATGAAATTAACGGGGTCACTGTTTTAGCAGAAAAGAAGACAAAAGTGTCGATAACTCATAGTAAGAGGCTCCGGGATGACGATATCACGTTCACGGACAAAGATGCAGACGGATTACTACTGTCACACAATGACACACTGCTAAattctttaaatgtgttagattttaaaattaaacatgttttaCCGGATCCAGGAAGTTCAGCTAATATCACACAATAGAGAGTactggagcaagctaaactcaccggaagcattatcCCCGCAATGAAACTCCTCGCCGGATTCAACCTCGCAAATGTGACAACCCGGGGAGAAATGTTGCTGCTCACGAACGCTAAGGGAGTAATGTAGACAACACTTTTCGAAGTGGTAGACGGAGacatggggtataacatcatcttgggaaggccatggCTGTACGAGATGAAAGTCGTGccttcaacatatcaccaattgttAAAATTTTCGACACTCGAGGGGATCAAAAAGATAAGGGGTGATAAACCGGcaacaagggagatgaatgcaatttcggtttctagtagcaaaggaaaggaacgTGCGGCGTAGCAATTACTATAACTGGCACCTTCCCCCGAACCAGAGAAAGATAACTCGGGGATAGAAAAGTCGGAACAATAtcaggtaccaaggtattttcaagtACCGGAAGAGACGGACGCGACGAAGCACACGGTAGAAGAACTGGAGCAGGTTGCATTGTTCGATgaattcctagaaaggaaattcAATTTGGGAACAGGACAGCACCCGGAGCACATGtttgcttttattgaattccttaaaattaacgCCGATTGTTTTGCATAGTCGTACGAAGATATGACAGGCATCCCAACAAAGATAGCCgtacacaagttaagcttggatcccaaTGTACCTCCGGTAGGGAAAAAGAAATGTCATATTGCTGAAGCAAGGAAcgaattcgtcaaagaagaggtaactacTTTACTTAAGAttggttcaatccgagaggtaatatatccggactggctagccaatgtTGTAGTAGTACctaagaagaataataaattttgcatgtgcgtagattataaagatcttaataaggcgtgcccgaacgactcattcccattgccaaatatcgatcagATGATTGATGCTAtggccgggcacgagttaatgagtttcctcgacgcttattctgggtacaatcaaatcaagatgaacccagaagatcaggaaaagacttcgtttataacaaattttggtatatattgttacaatgtgatgcccttcgggctgaaaaatgccggagccacttGGAACTCGAGAATAAGATACAACGGCTCgtgaataagatgtttgaaaaacaaataggaaagactatggaagtatATATAAACGACATTCTCGTTAAGTCGTTGAATGTAGGTGATCACTTGAAACATTtgcaagaaacctttgacatcctGAGGAAGCACAATATGAAACTTAATCCCGAGAAGTGTGCGTTCGGGGTCAGTGCGGGTAAGTTCCTAGGATTCCTAGTATCACAAAGGGGAATTAAGGTAAATcacgacaaaatcaaggccatagaggatatcTCGGATCAACTGTCTAACATAAAAGAAGTCCAAAGACTCACGGGGAGATTGACAGCTTTGAGCAAGTTAATTTCACGTTCATCGGAAAAATGTCATCGCTTTTTCgcactactcaaaaagaaaaacaatttcgaGTGGACACCGGAGTATCAGCAAGCcttgaaggaattgaagaaatattTGTCAAGCCCTCCGTTGCTCTCAAAACAAAAGGAAGGTGAAACGTTGTTACTCTACCTCAtggtttcagaagttgcggtGAGTGCAATTTTATTCTGAAAGGATGAAGGTACGCAACctcccatttattacgttagcaaaattttaacgggagcaagaactcgctacccacatctagaaaagctggccttagctctcgtagtcaccGCTCGGAAGCTAAGGCcctactttcaatgccaccctatAGCGGTGGTAACTACTTTCCCTTTGTGAAATATCCTCCATAAACCCAAGCTCTCAGGTACGTTGGCCGAATGGGCAGTCAAAATGAGCAAATTCGATATAGAATATAAATCGAGGACTGCAGTTAAGccgcaagtcttggctgactttgtggccgacttcaaCCCGGAACTATTGCCTCtggcagttaaggaggcaataatggtgtcagaatcgacatcgggtgtttggaccttatttatggACGAAGCTTCAAATGTAAAAGGGTTCGGGCTCGGAATAGTCTTAATCACTccttcgggggaaaccttaaggcaagctATCAGAACAattcctttaactaacaatgaagcagagtacgaagctttgattgcagggctcgaattggcctGGGGACTTGACTCTAAAGTCatcgaaatcaaatgtgattcgcAGTTGGTGATAAATCAGGTCTATGAAATTTTTGACACCAAAGAGGAATGTATGCAACATTACGTGGTAAAGGTTCATGCTCTATTAGCATGATTCCAGGAGTGGTCAATAactcatatcccgagggaagataatgcagaagcagatgcattGGCAAATTTGGGCTCATCAACAGAAATCCAAGGATCGGAATCAGGgacggtagtacaactgatgaactcagcCTTGGACAcagatggttactatgaggtgaattcgactagtttggtctgggactggagaaataaaatAATCGATTACCTCGAGCATGAAAAGTTGCCCGTAGATCCTAAAACATTAAGAGTGTTGCACGTCAAAGCTGCATGTTATAGCTTCAAGAAAGGCCAATTGTACAGAAAATCCtttcaaggcccgttggcccACTGCTTAGGAGCATCAGAAGCTAACTATATCATGAGAGAAGTCCACAAAGGGATATGCCGCAACCACTCAGGTGAAGATTCTTTGGTGCTGAAATTAGTTCgggcagggtattactggcccCGTATGGAATAAGATGCTAAAGACTTtatacgaaaatgtgataagtgccaacgctacgcaccactagtacatcaaccggcagaaccctacattcggttctgtccctgtggccattcatgaaatggggggtGGACATCGTTGGACCGCTATCACCGGCTCccaaaaaggtaagatttcttttaattttaactgattatttttctaaatgggtggaagcaggtccttattAGAAGATCGGAGAATGCGAAGTGTTCTACTTCctatggaaaaatataatttgcaggtttggaataccaaaagagattgtATGCGACACTCGGCCACagtttatcggtgcaaaagtgacaaaattccttgaagatttgaagataaagagaATTACCTCTTCGCCTTATCATCCaagcgcaaatggtcaagcggagtcaacaaacaaagtgattattcaaaacctcaagaaaaggttagaAGAAGCAAAAGGCAACTGGCCCGAAGAATTACCTggagttctatgggcctaccgaacaatgaCCAAACCAAGCATATGAGAAACCCCTTTTCCCTTGTATACGCTGCGGAAACTTTGATACCGGTGGAAGTGAAAGAACCAACATTAATGTATTCCCAGGCGAACTAAGAATAGAACAACGAAGCAATGCTAATTAACTTGGAGTTGCTCAAGGAACGTAGGGACTTGGCGCATGTTAGAATGGTAGcccaaaagcagagaatggagcgATATTATAATCCAAGAGCCAACTTCCgatatttcaaagtaggagacttggtaaCCCAAAACACCCGGGAACTCAACGCGGGCAAGTTATGCCCAACACAGGAAGGCCCTTATCGGGTTTCAGCCAATTGGAGAATCAAAATGGAGACAAGTTTCCCAACAACTGGAACATGGCTCACCTCAAAAGAAATTACTGCTGATGAACAACAGTCAAACGGAAAGTATGTGGTGCACTCGTTTTCTCTTCATTCAGTTTTTATCCCTATTGGGTTTTTCtcgcaaggtttttaacgaggtagcgacgaaaagcatactacgaagacaacaCTGATAAGACCTTTGATGACAAGGCAAACAAGCAAGTTTTCACTCGGGGATGATTAGATAATCTTTGCTTCAATAGAAAATTCCCatcgggaagttaagtttgctatcgaACAGGGGTTACCCGATCGTTCCCGAGTACAAACCACTAGAGGACTGTTAGGTAttctttcgctcgatagcatggGTTCCTAATGGGAAACAAAATATGTTACCAAGTGAAGTAttacctagcaattcattagtgggaTCTTCGAAGacacaagacttccagtgttccaaattctcattcttcgcattcgaacattaggggggaatgatatgaggatatgaCAACACTGAATGCCAAGCAACACTGAATGCCACGTCAACTGGGGAATGAAAATCCAGAACTGAATacatcatcgggaccggggactacGCAGCCAGCtacgtagaaacaagttgtacaagatagccacaagtcatGGCAATTTCTTTATAGCCACAAGTTATGGACATTTCTTTTCTGCATAGCAAAATGCTTATGTAcgtttgaaaatagaaggaattaaatgaaataaaatctttttatcttgtttcttgtctgaacgatgattAATTTtaccatttgaaagttaaacaagtacttcaaatgatTGTGTAGTAATGaaaaggagacgtcctcttcaataGCACCATAAAAATAAGAGgcccctctcttataaaaaccctcgcgttaaagggttggttccggaagaatcaATGCCCAGAATCCTTAATGCCATTGGGGAAAAAATATACCCGAAGCTGCATACGAAAAAGATGCAAAAGGCAAACTTGCTCAAATACTTATAAAAACCCTCGCGTTAAAGGGTTCGTTCCGGAAGAATCAATGACCAGATTCCATAATGCCATCGGGGAAAAAATACACCTAAAACTGCATACGAAAAAGACGCAAAAAGCAAACTTGTGCAAAtacttataaaaaccctcacgttaaagggttggttccggaagaatcaATGCTTGGAATCCATAATGCCATCGGGGAACAAATACACCCGAATTTGCATACGAAAAAGACGCAAAaagcaaacttgcgcaaatacttattgAAACCCTCATGTAAAAAGGATAATTCTCGGAACCAAAATGCTTTGAAGAAAAAGCATCCGAGATTACACATAATAAAGCGCGAACATAACAACATGCGCAGAATACTTAAGCAAGTACAAAAGTTAAAGACTTGACGATACTTgagcaaaaaatatatttttatttacaaGGGCGCGTCAGAGTTATAAAGgtacaaaatagaaaaagaaagaaaaagctaaGCTGGAGCGTCTCCGGaatcaggaggaagagaagtatccgCATCCCCAAGAGTTGGTTCCACAGATGGCTCAACATTTTCCCTAGCTTGGTTTTCGGCATCATCACCTTCCGATCTAGTTTTTGAAAACTCGGAACCGGAATCAGAAGAACTTGGAGCGTCAGACTGCACCGGGAATCCATTTTatgcagccaactcaagctctcgggcTTTAGTAATTTCGGCATCAATATCAATGGTACTAAtcttggcctcttccaaggtttttctcctcattcTATACATGGATTAAGTGTTTTCAACAATAAGGGAAACCGCTCGGCGCTTgtgttcttctttgagttgaatAATTTCGGCGGAAAGGTTTTCCCGGGCGGACCTAACAGATTTGAGACTGGCATCAAGCTCACGGAAAATTGAACTatagagcctattatgctcgatattTTTCCTATACTTCTCCTCCAACTGGGCATGTTTCTCCACCACAACAACAAGCTCTTCACTTTTGGAGTTTAAGGcttcttccaaattaatcacCTTTTCAGTGGAGGCAGCCTCGCGCTTGCAGCAAGAATGGCGTCCTGGACTTCAGCCCATTTAGCCttggcttcatcaaatctaaccctcaacGAGCCAAATTCTTGACTGAGGGTTATCACTTCTTGCTCACTTTGCTGCAAACGAGCTTCCAAAACATCGGCCTTGGTGGCTCTGGTTTCCAGTTCCGAGAGACGGAGAACAGTCTGGTTCCGTTCCGCCAAAAGCTTATCCCAttcagaagtaagttcttccttctcaGGAATCAgcctttgaaggccctcagaaACAAGAAAATTGGCTTGCAAAACAAGAAGAGGTAAAACTCAAAATACATTCGTTCAAAAGTAGGGGAAATAATAGAGGAAGAAATAAACGTACCGCCGCGGCGTTATGCATAGCATTATTCAACAAACACTCCCCCGAGAGTGGTTGAATCTTCTCCcagtctttttctgaagccaaaggcttcagatagttagcaagctccaccggcc
The sequence above is drawn from the Nicotiana tabacum cultivar K326 chromosome 13, ASM71507v2, whole genome shotgun sequence genome and encodes:
- the LOC107787673 gene encoding MOB kinase activator-like 1A is translated as MSLFGLGSRNHKTFRPKKNAPSGSKGEQLRKHIDATLGSGNLREAVRLPPGEDLHEWLAINTVDFFNQVNILYGTLTEFCTSSSCPTMSAGPKYEYRWADGVNIKKPIEVSAPKYVDYLMNWIETQLDDESIFPQKLGAPFPPNFQDVVKTIFKRLFRVYAHIYHSHFQKIVGLKEEAHLNTCFKHFVLYTWEFRLIDKAELAPLYELVESILQL